The Nitrosarchaeum sp. region TGGTTGTGGAAATGAAATTGAAGACTCGATCAAAAATGGATTTGTAAAAATTCCTTCTTGGCCATTATATTATACATTATTATCTAATGATGTTAAAACTGGATTCGAATTAACCTTGGAAAAAAGCAATTTGTATCTCCAAGATGCCCGATTAGCACTCAAATTACTACCTGAAGAATTTTCTCATACTGAATTTTTAGAATTTTTGTTTTTGACTGTTGAACATTATAATCAATACTGGTATAACCAATTACAAAAAGCAAACAAATGGTCAGAATTTGAATCTAAACTCCCTAAGTGATTAAATTGATGTGGTCTGAAAAATATAGACCTCAGAATATTTCTGATATGATTGGTAATGAAGAATCAAGATCTTCTATAATTGAGTGGTTCACTAAATGGAAAAAAGGCACAAAACCCCTTTTGCTAGTTGGTCCTCCCGGAATTGGCAAGACAACTATTGCATATCTTACAGCAAAACAATTTCAATATGATATGGTTGGATTGAATGCAAGTGATGTAAGAAGTAAATCTAGGATTAACGAAATACTTTCACCTATACTTGGCAATGTCAGCATATTGGGCTTACCTATGATCTTCATTGATGAAGTTGATGGTATTCATGGACGAGGTGATTATGGTGGAGCAGAAGCATTAATTGATATTTTAAAGGAACCCACTGTACCTATAGTATTAGCTGCAAATTCTGATACCTCTGATAAAATGAAAAGTATCAAAAAAGTTGTTAAGACTATATCTTTCAAACCCATTCCTCCACGTCTTTTGAAAATTTACCTTGAAAATATTTTAAAAAAAGAAAATGTAACTCTTAGTCCTGGTTCTATAATAAAAGTAATTGATAGATCCAGAGGTGATGTTCGTTCTATGATTAATTTAACACAGTCTCTAGTAACTGGGTTTAATCCTCAAACTGAAAAATCATTTGAAAGTATTAATGTCGAAGATGGAATTAATGCGTTTTTTAAAGCAAATTCATTTGATGAAGCTAGAGGCGTTTTGTATTCTATGCAAATTGATCCGAGATTAAAAATAGATGCATTTTACTCAAGTATTGTTACAAGTAATTTAGATAATCAAACACTTGCAAAACTATTAGAAATTATTTCTGAAGCTGATATGCTTTATGGAAAAATTATGAAAACTCAAAATTGGAGATTATTACGTTATTTAAATGAAATTTTGATTCGATTATATCTAAATGATGAACGAATTAGATATTCGCAATACAATCTTTCATGGCCCCTTCTAAATCGGATTAGATGGGATGGAAAAAAAATTAAGTCTTTATCTTCTGTCATGGCAAAAACATTACATCTTTCTTCTAGTGCTTTTGTTACAATGTGTTTACCATACGTATTATTTTGTATAAAAAATAAAAAACTAAGTTTAGACTTAGAAGAAACTTTTGGTGATGTAATAGAAAAGGAGATTGAATTAATCAAATGAGTTGGAGAAAAATACCTATGAAATTTCCTGGTACATGTGTTGTCTGTAACGAAAAAATTGAAGTAAATGAAATTGGATTATGGGCAAAAGGACTAGGTGTAAAACATGAAAAGTGTGCTCAAATTAATGAACTAAAATGTATTGTTTGTAACGGTTCTGCTGGTTGTGCACAATGTGAATTCCAAGATATTTGTGATATTCAAAAGGTATCACAGCTATGTATTTGCAAAAAATGTAGTGAAGAGAAAAATTCTTTCGATTCTTATCAAAAATCTGTAAAAAAGAATTTTTTACTCTTAAATCTGAATTTATAAATTGAATTTAGTTTAAAATCCACCGATCTGATATTCTCTTACAAATACTAGATGTCAGATATAAAACCAAAAAATAAAACTAAATTAATATAGTAAGATTTCTTTTCATCTATATTAGATGCACTTTGAAAAAATCGATGAATATTCTAAGATAAATAAAATATCGTTACAAGGTGGAGGACAGGATAAAATCAAAGATCAACATGATAAGGGAAAATTAACCGCCAGAGATAGAATTGATCTCTTATTAGACGTAGGTACTTTTACTGAGATTGATCCTCTCGTAACTCATCATTATTATGAATATGACATGCAAAACAAAAAATTCTTCACCGATGGGGTTGTTGGCGGTTATGGAACAGTAAACGGTAGACAGATCTTTGTCTTTGCTTATGATTTCACTGTACTTGGTGGCACATTAAGTCAAATGGGAGCTAAAAAAATTACCAAATTAATGGATCATGCAACCACCACTGGTTGTCCAATAATTGGCATAATGGATTCAGGAGGAGCAAGAATTCAAGAAGGTATTATGAGTCTTGATGGATTTGCTGATATTTTTTATCATAATCAATTAGCTTCTGGAGTTATTCCACAAATTACTGCAAGTATTGGTCCCTCTGCAGGTGGTTCTGTTTATTCTCCAGCAATGACTGATTTTGTTATTATGGTTGACAAAGTAGGAACAATGTTTGTTACTGGACCTGATGTGGTAAAGACTGTCCTTGGTGAAGAAATCTCATTTGATGATTTAGGTGGTGCAATGACACATGGAGTAAAAAGTGGGGTAGCTCATTTTGTTGCAAAGAATGAATATGAATGCATGGATTATATAAAAAAATTAATCTCATATCTGCCCCAAAATAATACTGAAGAACCACCAAAAATAAAAACTGATGATGATCCAAATAGACTTGATCATAATTTAATCAATATCATTCCTGATAATCCCTTACAACCCTACGATATGAAAGAAATCATTAACTCTGTTGTTGACAATCACGAATTTTTTGAAATTCATGAATTATTTGCACCAAATGTTGTTGTTGGTTATGGTAGACTAAACGGTAAAGTTGTTGGTATTGTTGCTAATCAACCAATGCATCTTGCAGGAGCACTTGATATTGATTCATCAAACAAAGCAGCTAGATTCATTCGATTTTGTGATGCGTTCAATATTCCAATAATCACATTTGTTGATACCCCCGGTTATATGCCAGGTTCTAATCAAGAGCATAATGGTATCATTAGACATGGTAGTAAACTTCTTTATGCTTATTGTGAGGCCACAGTTCCGAGAATCACTCTTGTAATTGGAAAAGCATATGGCGGTGCCTACATAGCTATGGGAAGTAAAAATCTAAGAACTGATGTGAATTATGCATGGCCAACTGCACGATGCGCAGTCTTGGGAGGTGAAGCAGCTGTTAAAATTATGTATAGAAAAGAACTATCGAGTGCTAAAGATCCTGAATCACTTAAAAAACAACTAATCAGCGAATTCTCAGAAAAATTTGAAAATCCATATGTTGCTGCATCACATGGTACAATTGATAATGTAATTGATCCAGCTGAAACTCGTCCAATGTTGATCAAAGCATTAGAAATGCTTGCAAATAAAAGAGCAAAACATCTTCCAAGAAAACATGGAAATATCAATTTGTGATTAATATGATTGAAAAAGTTCTGATCGCAAATAGAGGAGAAATCGCTTTACGTGTAATCAAGACATGTAAAGCACTTGGAATCAAAACTGTTGCGGTATATTCTGATGAGGATTACAATTCTTTACATGTTAAGCAAGCTACAGAAGCATATCATATTGGTGAAGCTGCACCATCAAAATCTTATCTGAATCAGGAAAAAATTATTGAAACAATTTTATCTTCTGGAGCGGATGCAATACATCCTGGCTATGGTTTTCTTTCGGAAAATTCTGATTTTGCAAGTAAATGTGAAAAAAATAAAATTAATTTTATTGGACCATCTGCTGTATCCATGGATCTCTGTGGTGATAAGATGCAATGTAAAGCAGCTATGCTAAAGGCAAAAGTTCCAACTGTTCCAGGAAGTCCTGGTCTTGTGAAAGATGTTGAAGAAGCATTAAAAATTGCAAATGATATTTCATATCCCGTATTACTAAAATCTGTTTTTGGAGGTGGCGGTCGTGGAATTAGATTAGTAAATAATGATAAAGAATTACGTGAAGGTTTTGAAACAGTTACTAGTGAATCTATCTCTGCAGTAGGAAAATCTGCAATCATTGTTGAAAAATTTCTGCAAAAAACCAGACATATTGAATATCAAATGGCAAGAGACAAACATGGTAATGCAGTTCATATATTTGAAAGAGAATGTTCAATTCAAAGACGTAATCAAAAACTTATTGAACAAACACCTTCTCCTGTCGTTGATCAAAAAACAAGAGATAGAATTGGTGAGTTAGTAGTTAAAGCATCTGAAGCAGTTGACTACACTAACTTAGGTACAGCAGAATTTTTACGAGCTGATAATGGAGAGTTTTATTTTATAGAAATTAATGCTAGATTGCAAGTTGAGCATCCTATTTCTGAATTAGTTTCTGGATTAGATTTTGTTAAGCTTCAAATAGATATTGCTAATGGTGAACCACTTCCATTCAAACAAAAAGATCTTAAAATGAATGGATATGCTATTGAATGTAGAATAAATGCTGAAGATACATTTTTAGATTTTGCTCCTTCTACGGGACCAGTTCCAGACGTCATTATTCCATCTGGTCCAAGTGTTAGGTGTGATACTTATCTTTATCCTGGATGTACAGTTTCTCCATTTTATGATTCTTTGATGGCTAAACTTTGTACATGGGGTCAAACATTTGAAGAGTCACGCACACGTATGCTTAACGCATTAAATGACTTTTACATTCAAGGTGTTGAAACATCAATTCCACTTTACAAAACAATTCTCAATACTGATGAATATAAAAGTGGAAATCTCTCCACTGACTTTTTAAATCGTTATAAAATCATTGATAGATTAAAAGAAGATTTGAAAAATGAAAAAATTGAAAAAAGTGATGCTGCGTTGGCAGCTGCTATAGTTTATTCTGAATATTATAAAAGTAGAGTAGAGAGTTCTACTAACAATAATTCTAATTGGAAAAATAAATTGAGTTGACACTAAATGGATTATAAAATAAAAGATATCGAAAAAACATTTGACGGAGAAATTATTGAGAACCTAGGTAATAATGAATATGTGATCAAAATTAATGATAATAAACATCAAATAAAAATTCTAAAAATGGATTCCAAAGGAATTGAATTTGTATTAGATCAAAAATACCACAGAGCAAAATATCTTGAGAATTCAACAAATGAAATGAATCTCATTATTGACAATGTACCACTTACGATTAACATGCACACTGATCTTGATAAAATTGTATACAAACATTCGGGAGGAAGCGGTGCTTCTGATTCTCAATTGACATTGAAGAGTCAAATTCCTGGAAAGGTTGTTTCTATTGCTGTTCAAGAAGGTGATTCAGTAAAGCAGGGAGATGTAATTTGTACATTAGAATCTATGAAAATGCAAGTTGCTATAAAATCTCACAAAAACGGTTCAATCAAATCCATTAAAGTCAAAATTGGTGGAACTGTAGCTAAAAATGATATTGTCGCAGAAATAGAATAAAAAAGAAATTTTCTAATTTAATTTAGGAATTTTTTTATTTCGTCGTAATTGGGTTCTTTTAACGGATCTTCTGATACCCATTTGTATCCAATTTTTCCATCTTCCATTATTATGAATACTGAACGCTTTGCCGCATTGTAGTCTTTGATGTGTAGCAGATGTGGCATTAAAACATCATAATCCCGAATTGTTTTACTGTTATAGTCGGCCAATAATGGAAAATTAAAGTTATTTTTTTGGACAAATGCTTTATTTGCAAATGGGCCATCGTTACTTATTGCAACTATCTGAGCTCCTAGATTTGAAATTTCACTCCATGAATCTCTAAAGTTACACAATTCATTTTCACAAACAGGAGAACTCGCTGCAACAATAAATGTAAGAACGATCTTTTTCCCTTTAAATTCATCAAGAGTCCTCATTTTCAGATCTGTGTCTGGAAGTTCGAATTTAGGAGCAATATCTCCAACATTCAATGCCATGATCGCATTAATTGGTTATCCTATTTAGTACTTTACTCAAAAATTCATTTCTAAAATTTAAATTAAAAAAGTGCATACCTTTTTATACAAAAACTTGGGTTCAAAGCTAAATTGGTCGGGGAATTAGCTGGCAATTATAGTACTATAGTATTGATGTTTGGATTTGCTGTAGTTGCTATGGCACCTGCGCTTGTAATTTCTAGAATGATTTCTCCAAGAAAAAGAAGTAACCCAGTTAAATTTTTGCCAATGGAATGTGGACAAGTTCCATCAGGTGAAGGAAGAACTCATTTTATGATGCAGTATTATGCTTACATTTTGATGTTTGTTGTTTTTGATGTTATGGCGATTTTCTTATATGCATGGGGAAGTTCACTTTTAGACTTGCCAAAATCTGCTACTTTGCCAATCATTGGTTTCTTAGGAATTATGTTTGCAGCAATGGCATTTGCATTACATCAGTCAGGGAGACGAGACATATGGTAGTTTTTTATACAAATCAAAATTACGGTAATGGAGGATTAAATTGATAAAAGATCTAATTACACCACAAAATGCAAATGTCTTTGTTGGTAAACTAGGAGATATTTTAGAAAAAGCAATTGATAAACCATTAGGCTATGCAATCAATTGGGGACGAATTTGGTCACTTTGGCCTGTCCATATTGAAACAGCATGTTGTAGTGTAGAATTTGGAGCTGCGTCAAGTCCAAGATATGATGTTGAAAGATTTGGTATTATTGAAGCATTTGGTTCTCTTAGACAATGTGATCTAATTGTAGTTCAAGGAACTATAACAAGAAAAATGGCACCACGATTAAGATTAGTTTATGATCAAATGCCAGAACCAAAATATGTTATTGCAATGGGTGCATGTGCAATTACTGGTGGTTTGTATTTTGATTCATACAATGTGCTTCCAGGTATTGATGGTGTTTTACCAGTAGATGTTTATGTTCCAGGTTGTCCGCCTAGACCTGAAACTCTTATTCAAGGATGTATGCTGTTACAAGAAAAAATTAAGAGAATGAAGGCCAGGAAGTATGTATAATGAGTTCTGATTCTGAAAATGAACAAATTGAAACTACATCTGATGTAGAACCTGCATCTAAAGCAACTCCGGCTAAAGAAATTGAACTACCAAAATTTGAAAAAGGTATTGCAGATAAAATTACTGAAAAATTTGGTTCTAAAACTAAAGTAGCCTTTGTAAAACCTGATAGAGTTAGAATTGATGTTGGTAGAGATGATATCAAAGAAGTGGCAGAATTTTTAAGAGATGTTCTTAACTTTGATCATGCTGAATCTGTTTCTGGTGTAGATTATCCTCAAGATAAAGAAATTGAGGTAGTATATCATTTAGGTTCCTATACTGATCCTTCTCTTTCAAGACAAATTCTTATATTGACAACTAGAGCACAAAGAGAAGAAAATCCAATTCCTGGAAATGATTCAACAAAACTTCCTAGTCTTAGAGAAATATTTTACAGTGTAGAATTTCATGAGCGAGAGATTTTTGAAATGTTTGGAGTTTACTTTCAAGGTCATCCCGATAATAGACGATTACTCTTACCAGAAGATTGGGCAGATTTACCACCTCTAAGAAAGGACTTTGCAATTAAAGGAAGATAGACATGAATCCAGAATTACCGCCAGGACTTGCACTCCAAAAAGTTGACGAGAGAATCATGACTCTAAATGTTGGACCACAACACCCAGGTTCTGGTCACATGAGAATTATTGTGCAAATAGATGGTGACTTTATTGTTGCATGTGATCCCGATCCAGGAT contains the following coding sequences:
- a CDS encoding AAA family ATPase, which encodes MWSEKYRPQNISDMIGNEESRSSIIEWFTKWKKGTKPLLLVGPPGIGKTTIAYLTAKQFQYDMVGLNASDVRSKSRINEILSPILGNVSILGLPMIFIDEVDGIHGRGDYGGAEALIDILKEPTVPIVLAANSDTSDKMKSIKKVVKTISFKPIPPRLLKIYLENILKKENVTLSPGSIIKVIDRSRGDVRSMINLTQSLVTGFNPQTEKSFESINVEDGINAFFKANSFDEARGVLYSMQIDPRLKIDAFYSSIVTSNLDNQTLAKLLEIISEADMLYGKIMKTQNWRLLRYLNEILIRLYLNDERIRYSQYNLSWPLLNRIRWDGKKIKSLSSVMAKTLHLSSSAFVTMCLPYVLFCIKNKKLSLDLEETFGDVIEKEIELIK
- a CDS encoding acyl-CoA carboxylase subunit beta, with amino-acid sequence MHFEKIDEYSKINKISLQGGGQDKIKDQHDKGKLTARDRIDLLLDVGTFTEIDPLVTHHYYEYDMQNKKFFTDGVVGGYGTVNGRQIFVFAYDFTVLGGTLSQMGAKKITKLMDHATTTGCPIIGIMDSGGARIQEGIMSLDGFADIFYHNQLASGVIPQITASIGPSAGGSVYSPAMTDFVIMVDKVGTMFVTGPDVVKTVLGEEISFDDLGGAMTHGVKSGVAHFVAKNEYECMDYIKKLISYLPQNNTEEPPKIKTDDDPNRLDHNLINIIPDNPLQPYDMKEIINSVVDNHEFFEIHELFAPNVVVGYGRLNGKVVGIVANQPMHLAGALDIDSSNKAARFIRFCDAFNIPIITFVDTPGYMPGSNQEHNGIIRHGSKLLYAYCEATVPRITLVIGKAYGGAYIAMGSKNLRTDVNYAWPTARCAVLGGEAAVKIMYRKELSSAKDPESLKKQLISEFSEKFENPYVAASHGTIDNVIDPAETRPMLIKALEMLANKRAKHLPRKHGNINL
- a CDS encoding biotin carboxylase N-terminal domain-containing protein; this translates as MIEKVLIANRGEIALRVIKTCKALGIKTVAVYSDEDYNSLHVKQATEAYHIGEAAPSKSYLNQEKIIETILSSGADAIHPGYGFLSENSDFASKCEKNKINFIGPSAVSMDLCGDKMQCKAAMLKAKVPTVPGSPGLVKDVEEALKIANDISYPVLLKSVFGGGGRGIRLVNNDKELREGFETVTSESISAVGKSAIIVEKFLQKTRHIEYQMARDKHGNAVHIFERECSIQRRNQKLIEQTPSPVVDQKTRDRIGELVVKASEAVDYTNLGTAEFLRADNGEFYFIEINARLQVEHPISELVSGLDFVKLQIDIANGEPLPFKQKDLKMNGYAIECRINAEDTFLDFAPSTGPVPDVIIPSGPSVRCDTYLYPGCTVSPFYDSLMAKLCTWGQTFEESRTRMLNALNDFYIQGVETSIPLYKTILNTDEYKSGNLSTDFLNRYKIIDRLKEDLKNEKIEKSDAALAAAIVYSEYYKSRVESSTNNNSNWKNKLS
- a CDS encoding acetyl-CoA carboxylase biotin carboxyl carrier protein subunit, whose amino-acid sequence is MDYKIKDIEKTFDGEIIENLGNNEYVIKINDNKHQIKILKMDSKGIEFVLDQKYHRAKYLENSTNEMNLIIDNVPLTINMHTDLDKIVYKHSGGSGASDSQLTLKSQIPGKVVSIAVQEGDSVKQGDVICTLESMKMQVAIKSHKNGSIKSIKVKIGGTVAKNDIVAEIE
- a CDS encoding peroxiredoxin is translated as MALNVGDIAPKFELPDTDLKMRTLDEFKGKKIVLTFIVAASSPVCENELCNFRDSWSEISNLGAQIVAISNDGPFANKAFVQKNNFNFPLLADYNSKTIRDYDVLMPHLLHIKDYNAAKRSVFIIMEDGKIGYKWVSEDPLKEPNYDEIKKFLN
- a CDS encoding NADH-quinone oxidoreductase subunit A encodes the protein MVGELAGNYSTIVLMFGFAVVAMAPALVISRMISPRKRSNPVKFLPMECGQVPSGEGRTHFMMQYYAYILMFVVFDVMAIFLYAWGSSLLDLPKSATLPIIGFLGIMFAAMAFALHQSGRRDIW
- the nuoB gene encoding NADH-quinone oxidoreductase subunit NuoB, encoding MIKDLITPQNANVFVGKLGDILEKAIDKPLGYAINWGRIWSLWPVHIETACCSVEFGAASSPRYDVERFGIIEAFGSLRQCDLIVVQGTITRKMAPRLRLVYDQMPEPKYVIAMGACAITGGLYFDSYNVLPGIDGVLPVDVYVPGCPPRPETLIQGCMLLQEKIKRMKARKYV
- a CDS encoding NADH-quinone oxidoreductase subunit C, encoding MSSDSENEQIETTSDVEPASKATPAKEIELPKFEKGIADKITEKFGSKTKVAFVKPDRVRIDVGRDDIKEVAEFLRDVLNFDHAESVSGVDYPQDKEIEVVYHLGSYTDPSLSRQILILTTRAQREENPIPGNDSTKLPSLREIFYSVEFHEREIFEMFGVYFQGHPDNRRLLLPEDWADLPPLRKDFAIKGR